From the genome of Cedecea lapagei, one region includes:
- a CDS encoding GNAT family N-acetyltransferase: MMVTEAPRLETERLILRHFTLDDYDALVACWSDPEMVKFIGGGKPQDGEMSWGRLMRYIGHWQALGYGYWALFEKQSGRFVGSFGFQEVKRNLTPALEYPEAGWSLIPAVHGKGYAAEALSEILRWADNHFEGPVCCIIDDDNQRSIGLAERFGFAFRHYVEYHGKPVRMLVRPLNR, translated from the coding sequence ATGATGGTTACTGAAGCACCACGTCTTGAAACGGAACGCCTTATCCTGCGCCACTTCACGCTGGACGACTATGACGCGCTGGTTGCCTGTTGGTCAGACCCGGAGATGGTGAAGTTTATCGGCGGCGGGAAACCGCAGGACGGCGAGATGAGCTGGGGACGACTGATGCGCTATATTGGCCACTGGCAGGCGCTTGGCTACGGTTACTGGGCTTTGTTTGAGAAACAGAGCGGGCGATTTGTCGGATCGTTTGGCTTCCAGGAGGTTAAACGAAATCTTACGCCAGCGCTGGAATACCCGGAGGCGGGCTGGTCGCTCATTCCCGCCGTACACGGTAAAGGCTATGCGGCTGAGGCGCTTAGCGAGATTTTACGTTGGGCGGATAATCACTTCGAAGGGCCTGTTTGCTGCATTATCGATGACGACAACCAGCGCTCAATTGGGCTTGCGGAGCGATTCGGCTTTGCTTTCCGTCATTATGTTGAGTACCACGGCAAACCGGTAAGAATGCTGGTGCGCCCGCTAAACCGCTAG
- the rsmF gene encoding 16S rRNA (cytosine(1407)-C(5))-methyltransferase RsmF, with the protein MAQSTAVYLPQSFLEAIREALPADQTLESFIEYCQLPLRRSLRVNTLKISVADFLALVAPYNWRLTQVPWCEEGFWIERDDEETLPLGSTAEHLSGLFYIQEASSMLPVAALFADGNDPQRIMDVAAAPGSKTTQIAARMGNKGAILANEYSASRVKVLHANISRCGISNVALTHFDGRVFGAALPESFDAILLDAPCSGEGVVRKDPDALRNWSPESTAEIANTQRELIASAFHALRPGGTLVYSTCTLNRQENQEICQWLLDTWPDAAEVAPLSELFPDAARALTPEGFLHVFPQIYDCEGFFVARLRKTASIEPLPAPGYKVGKFPFVPMKGKPAAEVTAAAEKSGLCWGDELRLWLRDKEIWLFPTGIEPLIGKVRFSRIGLKLAEQHNKGFRWQHEAVVALVKSDNPLCFPLNEAEAEEWYRGRDIYPEVTPSRDEVIVTFQDQPLGLARKVGSRLKNSYPRELVRDGKLFAAPQAG; encoded by the coding sequence ATGGCTCAATCTACTGCCGTTTATCTTCCGCAATCTTTTCTCGAGGCTATTCGCGAGGCGCTGCCCGCCGATCAGACGCTGGAAAGTTTTATCGAGTATTGCCAGCTGCCGCTGCGCCGCAGCCTGCGCGTTAACACGCTGAAGATCTCCGTTGCCGACTTTCTGGCACTTGTTGCCCCCTACAACTGGCGCCTGACGCAAGTTCCCTGGTGCGAAGAAGGTTTCTGGATTGAGCGAGATGATGAAGAAACCCTGCCGCTTGGCAGCACCGCCGAGCACCTGAGCGGCCTGTTCTATATTCAGGAAGCCAGCTCGATGCTCCCCGTAGCCGCCCTGTTTGCCGACGGCAATGATCCGCAGCGCATCATGGACGTCGCCGCTGCACCTGGTTCGAAAACCACCCAGATTGCCGCCCGCATGGGCAATAAAGGCGCTATCCTGGCGAACGAATATTCCGCCAGCCGCGTAAAGGTGCTTCACGCCAACATCAGCCGCTGCGGCATCAGCAACGTGGCGCTTACCCATTTTGATGGTCGCGTGTTTGGTGCAGCCTTACCGGAATCCTTCGACGCCATTCTGCTTGATGCGCCCTGTTCCGGCGAAGGCGTGGTGCGGAAAGATCCGGACGCCCTGCGCAACTGGTCGCCAGAAAGTACGGCCGAAATAGCCAATACCCAGCGCGAACTGATCGCAAGCGCGTTTCACGCCCTGCGCCCGGGCGGCACGCTGGTTTACTCAACCTGCACCCTTAATCGCCAGGAAAACCAGGAAATTTGCCAGTGGCTGCTGGATACCTGGCCGGACGCAGCGGAAGTCGCTCCCCTCAGTGAGCTTTTTCCGGACGCGGCTCGCGCGCTAACGCCGGAAGGTTTCCTGCACGTCTTCCCGCAGATTTACGACTGCGAAGGCTTTTTTGTCGCTCGTTTACGTAAAACTGCCTCCATTGAGCCACTTCCAGCTCCCGGCTATAAAGTGGGGAAATTCCCCTTCGTGCCAATGAAAGGCAAACCCGCAGCGGAAGTGACCGCCGCGGCGGAAAAATCGGGCCTGTGCTGGGGCGATGAGCTACGCCTGTGGCTGCGCGATAAAGAGATCTGGCTGTTCCCGACCGGGATTGAACCGCTTATCGGTAAAGTACGCTTCTCCCGCATTGGCCTTAAGCTCGCCGAACAGCACAATAAAGGCTTTCGCTGGCAGCATGAAGCCGTGGTTGCCCTGGTAAAAAGTGACAACCCACTGTGCTTCCCGCTGAACGAGGCTGAGGCCGAAGAGTGGTATCGTGGGCGTGACATCTACCCGGAAGTGACACCGTCACGCGATGAGGTTATTGTCACTTTTCAGGATCAGCCCCTTGGACTCGCTCGCAAAGTGGGCTCGCGCCTGAAGAACAGCTACCCAAGAGAGCTGGTGCGCGACGGCAAGCTTTTTGCTGCGCCTCAGGCTGGCTGA
- a CDS encoding YebV family protein: MTKTNVRIGIFEIDDAELHGEHQGDRTLSIPCKSDPDLCMQLDAWDGETSIPAVLDGEHSVLYLQHYDQQRDAWVMRLA, translated from the coding sequence ATGACAAAAACCAACGTCCGGATCGGCATCTTCGAGATCGACGATGCCGAATTACACGGTGAACACCAGGGGGATCGAACGTTAAGCATCCCCTGCAAGTCTGACCCTGACCTGTGCATGCAGCTTGATGCCTGGGATGGTGAAACCTCTATTCCTGCCGTACTTGATGGCGAACACTCCGTCCTTTACCTGCAACATTACGATCAGCAGCGTGATGCCTGGGTCATGCGTCTTGCATAA
- a CDS encoding PqiB family protein, with amino-acid sequence MSQETPASPTEARIKTKRRISPFWLLPIIALLIAGWLIWTTYQERGNTVTIDFISADGIVAGRTPVRYQGVEVGTVQNISLSDDLRKIEVKVSIKSDMKDALRKDTQFWLVTPKASLAGVSGLDALVGGNYIGMMPGKGEPSDHFAALDTQPKYRLDNGELMIHLHAPDLGSLNSGSLVYFRKIPVGRVYDYSINQNKQGVTVDVLIDRRFTNLVKKGSRFWNVSGVKADVGLSGAKVQLESLAALVNGAIAFDSPDNSEPAKADDEFGLYEDLAHSQRGVIINLDLPGGDGLKAGSTKLMYQGLEVGSLTKLNLNPGGAVTGEMTVDPGVVSLMRSGTRIELRSPKISLDNPSISTLLTGSTFELVPGEGEPQNKFTVVASDKTPLQKPDVLTLSLSAPESYGIDAGQPIILHGIEIGQVVERNLSAKGVTFSVAIEPQYRHLLQGDSKFVVNSRIDVKLGMDGVELLGASASEWVNGGIRVLPGSKGEMKSSYPLYANMEKAIENSLSDIPTTTLTLTASSLPDIQTGSVVLYRKFQVGEIITIRPRADNFDIDVHIKPEYRKLLTPNTVFWAEGGARVQLNGSGLTVQASPLSRALKGAISFDNMSGASVGLVKGEKRVLYASETAARAVGSQITLHTFDAGKLSAGMPIRYLGIDIGQLESLNLTKSRNEVEAKAVLYPEYVSTFARSGTRFSVVTPQISAAGVDHLDTILQPYINVEPGNGNPRRDFELQEASITDSRYSDGLNIVLEVPEAGSLSIGTPVLFRGIEVGTVTGMTLGNLSDRVMVGLRISKRYQHLVRDSSVFWLASGYSLDFGLTGGVVKTGTFNQFIRGGIAFATPPGIPLSPKAEAGKHFLLQESEPKEWRQWGTALPR; translated from the coding sequence ATGAGTCAGGAAACGCCCGCTTCACCGACTGAAGCGCGAATTAAAACGAAACGCCGGATCTCTCCTTTCTGGTTGTTACCTATTATTGCGTTGCTGATCGCCGGCTGGCTGATCTGGACGACCTATCAGGAGCGCGGTAACACCGTGACCATCGATTTTATCTCCGCCGACGGTATTGTTGCCGGCCGCACGCCCGTGCGCTATCAGGGGGTTGAAGTCGGCACCGTGCAGAACATCAGTCTGAGCGATGACCTGCGTAAAATCGAAGTTAAAGTCAGCATCAAAAGCGACATGAAGGACGCGTTGCGTAAGGATACGCAGTTTTGGCTGGTGACGCCGAAGGCCTCGCTCGCAGGGGTATCCGGTCTTGATGCGCTGGTCGGAGGGAACTACATCGGCATGATGCCGGGCAAAGGTGAGCCAAGCGACCACTTCGCCGCGCTCGATACCCAGCCCAAATACCGGCTTGATAACGGCGAGCTGATGATTCACCTGCACGCTCCTGATCTAGGCTCCCTGAACAGCGGCTCGCTGGTCTACTTCCGTAAAATTCCGGTTGGCCGCGTCTATGACTACTCGATAAATCAGAACAAACAGGGCGTTACCGTCGACGTGCTTATCGATCGCCGTTTCACAAACCTCGTGAAAAAAGGCAGCCGTTTCTGGAACGTCTCCGGCGTGAAGGCCGATGTGGGATTAAGCGGCGCAAAAGTTCAGCTTGAAAGCCTGGCGGCCCTGGTGAATGGCGCTATCGCCTTCGACTCCCCCGATAACTCAGAGCCGGCAAAAGCCGATGATGAATTTGGGCTGTATGAAGACCTGGCCCACAGCCAGCGCGGCGTAATTATTAACCTCGACCTTCCGGGCGGCGATGGCCTCAAAGCAGGCTCTACAAAGCTGATGTACCAGGGGCTGGAAGTGGGCTCGCTCACTAAGCTCAACCTCAACCCTGGCGGTGCCGTCACCGGCGAAATGACCGTTGACCCTGGCGTTGTTAGCCTGATGCGTAGCGGTACCCGCATTGAGCTTCGCAGCCCTAAAATCTCCCTCGATAATCCGAGCATCAGTACCCTGCTCACCGGCAGCACCTTTGAGCTTGTCCCCGGAGAAGGTGAACCGCAGAATAAATTTACCGTGGTGGCGAGCGACAAAACGCCGCTACAGAAGCCTGACGTATTAACGCTCTCCCTGAGCGCGCCGGAAAGCTACGGCATTGATGCCGGGCAGCCCATCATCCTGCACGGAATAGAAATCGGCCAGGTGGTAGAGCGTAACCTTTCGGCAAAAGGCGTCACCTTCTCCGTCGCCATCGAGCCGCAGTATCGCCATCTGCTGCAGGGCGACAGCAAGTTTGTCGTCAACAGCCGCATTGACGTTAAGCTCGGCATGGACGGCGTCGAGCTCCTTGGCGCCAGCGCCAGCGAATGGGTAAACGGCGGCATCCGCGTCCTTCCGGGCAGTAAAGGCGAGATGAAAAGCAGCTATCCGCTTTACGCCAACATGGAAAAAGCCATCGAAAACAGCCTCAGCGATATCCCGACCACAACGTTAACGCTGACGGCGTCCAGCCTGCCGGATATTCAAACGGGCTCGGTGGTGCTTTACCGCAAATTCCAGGTTGGGGAAATTATCACCATTCGTCCTCGTGCCGATAACTTTGATATTGATGTTCACATCAAGCCGGAATATCGCAAGCTGCTGACGCCCAACACCGTATTTTGGGCCGAGGGCGGCGCACGCGTACAGCTAAACGGTAGCGGGCTCACCGTTCAGGCCTCTCCTCTTTCGCGGGCGCTGAAAGGCGCCATCAGCTTTGACAATATGAGCGGCGCGAGCGTCGGCCTGGTGAAAGGCGAGAAGCGCGTGCTTTATGCTTCTGAAACCGCTGCGCGGGCCGTAGGTAGCCAGATCACTCTGCATACGTTCGACGCAGGGAAGCTTTCAGCTGGTATGCCCATCCGCTATCTGGGGATTGATATCGGTCAGCTTGAGTCGTTGAACCTGACAAAGTCGCGCAACGAAGTCGAAGCGAAAGCCGTTCTCTACCCTGAATATGTTTCCACTTTCGCCCGCAGCGGCACCCGCTTCTCCGTGGTGACGCCGCAAATCTCCGCGGCAGGGGTCGATCATCTCGATACGATTTTACAGCCTTATATCAACGTTGAGCCGGGCAACGGCAACCCGCGTCGTGACTTTGAGTTGCAGGAAGCGTCAATCACTGACTCCCGTTATTCCGACGGCCTGAACATCGTGCTCGAAGTGCCGGAAGCTGGTTCGCTTAGCATCGGCACCCCGGTCCTGTTCCGCGGAATTGAAGTCGGGACGGTGACCGGCATGACGCTCGGCAATCTCTCAGACCGCGTGATGGTTGGCCTGCGCATCAGCAAGCGTTACCAGCATCTGGTGCGGGACAGCTCTGTATTCTGGTTGGCTTCCGGCTACAGCCTGGACTTTGGCTTAACCGGCGGCGTGGTGAAAACCGGGACCTTCAACCAGTTTATTCGCGGCGGTATCGCCTTTGCGACGCCACCGGGTATCCCGCTCTCGCCGAAGGCCGAAGCCGGTAAACATTTCCTGCTGCAGGAAAGTGAGCCGAAAGAGTGGCGCCAGTGGGGAACGGCCCTGCCGCGCTAA
- a CDS encoding YdfD/YebW family protein yields the protein MFALVLFVCYLDGGCDDLVLEVFTTERQCLSAMSEQRMRHGGCYPVEGFIDGFWQPAEQYSDF from the coding sequence ATGTTTGCTTTGGTTTTATTTGTCTGTTACCTGGACGGCGGCTGCGACGATCTGGTGCTGGAGGTATTCACCACCGAGCGCCAGTGCCTGAGCGCAATGAGCGAACAGCGTATGCGGCACGGGGGATGCTACCCGGTTGAGGGGTTTATCGACGGGTTCTGGCAGCCTGCCGAGCAGTACAGCGACTTCTGA
- the yebS gene encoding membrane integrity lipid transport subunit YebS, with protein MKIHAISQALPQARYQRCPQCDTLFSLPPVKSTQSAYCPCCEARVHHGRDWSLTRLGAMAVAMLVLMPVAFSDPLLRIYLLGSRIDANVMQGIWQMASQGDVLTAAAVLFCVVGAPATLVAAIAYLCFGNILGMNLRPVLLMLDKLKEWVMLDIYLVGIGVACIKVREYAFIQPGPGLIAFIALVVLSLLTMIHLNIEQLWERFYPQRPARAFNAQLRVCLGCHFTGVPDERGRCPRCHVPLYARRKHSLQKSWAALIASLVFLLPANLLPISVIYVNGARQEDTIMSGIISLAHSNIAVAAVVFIASILVPFTKVIVLITLLISIHFKCQQGLKTRILLLRFVTWIGRWSMLDLFVIALMMSLVNRDQLLAFTMGPAAVFFGAAVILTILAVEWLDSRLLWDAHESGNARFTD; from the coding sequence ATGAAAATACACGCCATTAGTCAGGCATTGCCTCAGGCACGTTATCAGCGTTGTCCTCAATGCGATACCCTTTTCTCACTGCCGCCGGTCAAATCAACACAAAGTGCCTACTGCCCCTGCTGCGAGGCACGGGTGCATCATGGCCGGGACTGGTCTTTAACCCGCCTGGGAGCCATGGCGGTGGCGATGCTGGTCCTGATGCCGGTCGCCTTCTCCGATCCGCTGCTGCGCATTTATCTGCTGGGTTCCCGGATTGACGCCAACGTTATGCAGGGGATCTGGCAGATGGCGAGTCAGGGAGACGTGCTCACCGCCGCCGCGGTGCTCTTCTGCGTCGTCGGAGCGCCGGCTACGCTTGTCGCGGCTATCGCCTACCTCTGTTTCGGCAATATTCTCGGCATGAACCTTCGGCCAGTGCTGCTGATGCTGGATAAGCTCAAAGAGTGGGTGATGCTGGATATCTATCTGGTCGGCATAGGCGTGGCCTGTATTAAGGTTCGCGAGTACGCATTTATCCAGCCAGGCCCCGGCCTTATCGCCTTTATCGCGCTGGTTGTGCTGAGCCTGCTGACGATGATCCACCTGAACATTGAGCAACTCTGGGAACGCTTCTACCCACAGCGTCCGGCGCGCGCCTTTAACGCACAGCTGCGGGTTTGCCTGGGCTGCCATTTCACCGGCGTGCCCGACGAGCGAGGCCGCTGCCCTCGCTGCCACGTGCCGCTCTACGCACGTCGAAAGCACAGCTTACAGAAATCCTGGGCCGCGCTGATTGCCTCCCTGGTCTTTCTGCTGCCGGCAAACCTGCTGCCTATTTCGGTTATCTACGTCAACGGCGCACGGCAGGAAGACACTATTATGTCGGGCATTATCTCTCTGGCGCACAGCAATATCGCCGTCGCCGCGGTGGTGTTTATCGCCAGTATCCTGGTGCCGTTTACTAAAGTTATTGTATTGATTACGCTTCTTATCAGCATTCATTTCAAATGCCAGCAGGGGCTCAAAACCCGTATTTTACTGCTGCGCTTTGTCACCTGGATTGGCCGCTGGTCTATGCTCGATCTGTTTGTCATTGCATTGATGATGTCACTGGTTAACCGTGACCAGCTGTTAGCCTTTACGATGGGTCCCGCCGCAGTCTTCTTTGGTGCGGCGGTTATATTAACTATTCTTGCCGTCGAATGGCTGGATAGCCGACTACTTTGGGACGCACATGAGTCAGGAAACGCCCGCTTCACCGACTGA
- a CDS encoding GAF domain-containing protein, with product MSKEQFYADLNRDFSALMAGETSFLATLANTSALLFERLDGVNWAGFYLLEAQTLVLGPFQGKIACVRIPVGKGVCGTAVATGTIQRVEDVHAFDGHIACDAASNSEIVLPLTVDGQTIGVLDIDSTEYGRFSEEDEIGLKTLVSGLTDVLIGTDFKKFFPR from the coding sequence ATGAGCAAAGAACAATTTTACGCGGATCTCAACCGCGATTTTAGTGCGTTAATGGCAGGTGAAACCAGCTTCCTCGCAACCCTTGCGAATACCAGCGCTTTGCTGTTTGAACGCCTGGACGGTGTGAACTGGGCAGGATTCTATCTGCTTGAGGCGCAAACGCTAGTGCTGGGTCCCTTCCAGGGCAAAATTGCCTGCGTGCGGATCCCGGTAGGCAAGGGCGTATGCGGTACGGCCGTGGCCACAGGAACAATTCAACGAGTCGAAGACGTGCACGCCTTTGACGGTCACATCGCCTGCGATGCCGCCAGCAATTCTGAAATTGTCCTGCCGTTGACGGTAGATGGCCAGACAATCGGCGTACTGGACATCGACAGCACCGAGTACGGCCGTTTTTCAGAAGAAGACGAAATCGGCTTAAAAACTCTGGTTTCAGGGCTAACAGATGTGCTAATCGGCACTGATTTTAAAAAATTCTTCCCTCGATAG
- a CDS encoding MFS transporter: MTTNDAVREDAARGFWPTVKTFPATVIALLFFTLVIRFSYFMAWPFMTVIMTRNYHLSPISVGVAMTSSALLAVALGMYGGQLSDKLGRRGVLSLGCALSFVGYALLGLATGMALFIIGLMIVGVCFAWVEPPTRALMSDLLGDRRRRALALQIRYYLVNVAAVTGPLVGIAFGLTSQKGTFVITAISYLPLLVYTLLFIPAGKLVADVSEYKPAARLHEVMLIIARDKLFVAALLCSMLCAVVFVHYESVVPLYLLTLDADAAVKLITLILVSNACTVLIAQLFLVRFLAQVSLPNRILLGGAIFAISQLLFWSVRTPDALIWVGVTVIFSIGEAILMPNLNILLDQLAPDEHRGAYLGASTLTTLGIALGPLIGGVMLTLTGAGVFLATMLFSLLLCAIIYGCKSGLKQRLQE, from the coding sequence ATGACGACAAACGATGCCGTCCGTGAGGACGCTGCGCGCGGTTTTTGGCCGACGGTAAAAACTTTTCCTGCAACGGTGATTGCGCTGCTTTTTTTTACCCTGGTGATTCGCTTTAGCTATTTTATGGCGTGGCCGTTTATGACGGTGATCATGACCCGTAATTATCATCTCTCGCCGATCTCCGTCGGGGTAGCAATGACCAGCAGCGCACTGTTGGCCGTGGCGCTGGGGATGTACGGCGGGCAGCTGTCGGACAAGTTAGGCCGTCGTGGCGTGCTTTCGCTTGGCTGTGCGCTGTCGTTTGTGGGCTATGCGCTGCTTGGACTGGCGACGGGAATGGCGTTATTTATCATTGGGCTAATGATTGTTGGCGTCTGTTTTGCGTGGGTAGAGCCTCCAACGCGTGCCCTGATGAGCGACTTGCTGGGCGACCGTCGCCGCCGCGCTCTGGCGCTGCAGATTCGCTACTATCTGGTGAACGTTGCGGCGGTTACCGGGCCACTTGTCGGCATTGCTTTTGGGCTGACGTCGCAAAAAGGAACCTTTGTAATAACCGCCATTAGTTATTTGCCGCTGCTGGTTTATACCTTACTGTTTATTCCTGCCGGAAAGCTGGTGGCAGATGTAAGTGAATATAAACCTGCAGCAAGATTGCACGAAGTTATGCTGATTATTGCCCGGGATAAACTTTTTGTCGCGGCGCTACTCTGCAGCATGCTGTGCGCCGTGGTTTTTGTTCACTATGAATCCGTGGTGCCGCTTTATTTACTGACCCTGGACGCGGACGCGGCGGTGAAGCTTATTACGCTGATTCTGGTGTCGAATGCCTGTACGGTATTAATAGCGCAGCTATTCCTGGTTCGTTTTTTGGCGCAGGTCAGCCTGCCTAACCGGATTTTACTGGGCGGCGCTATCTTTGCGATTTCACAGCTTCTGTTCTGGTCCGTGAGGACGCCGGATGCGTTGATTTGGGTGGGTGTGACGGTCATTTTCAGCATTGGCGAAGCGATCCTGATGCCAAATCTGAATATCCTGCTGGATCAGCTGGCGCCGGATGAGCATCGAGGGGCCTACCTCGGGGCCTCTACGCTGACCACCTTAGGTATCGCGTTGGGGCCGTTGATCGGCGGCGTTATGCTGACCCTGACCGGTGCGGGCGTGTTTTTGGCTACCATGCTGTTTAGCCTGCTGCTGTGCGCTATTATTTACGGCTGCAAATCCGGCCTTAAACAACGATTACAAGAGTAA